The segment TGGCTTAGTCATGATGCAGGAATTACCGTTGCTTATTCTGCTCCAAATAGGCATGGATGTTTGAAGGTGGTTGAGAATAATTACTGTGCTTCAAAAAGAGGTATGctgtatttttcatttatttaatttaatttcttattGGTTTTGGAACTTTGGTCCTTTGTTATAATTCCTTAGAAAATAAAAACTTTTTTCTCACTTCTTGCATTTGGAGGTTTCAAGTAAACCTCTTAATTGCAAAATGAAGTATAAGCTGTGTTGTGAAGCAAATGGTTCTACTTGTTGCAATCTGTTAAGAAGGAATTTGAATCTGTTCTAGGTGCTACTTCATAGTAAATAACCAGCATCTTTTTTCTATTGTTCATCCTTTTGAAAGTTATTAACTATAAAGCTATTAACAAATTAGCTGCTTGAATATACTTTCATTTGCTAGCCAAGTTTTCTTTGTAGTTACCTGACTGCtagttcaagctggttttcatctctatattttttatatatatatatatgcgcatGTTACTTTCATTGATTGGAGTGGATGCTAAATTCCCAACTGAAATCTGCAGGTGGAGTTCGCTGCCTGTCTATTTTGAATGCGGTTTTTGCTGTCATCTTTGGTCTTCTTGCTTTATTTTTGGGTTCAAGCCTCCTCACGCTAGGGAGCAACTGCTCTTTGCCCTTGTTTTGGTGCTATGAGATTGCTGCGTGGGGTTTGGTGGTTCTATATGGAGGAACTGCCTTCTTCCTAAAAAGGAGAGTAGCTATAATTATCGATGAAGGAGAATTCGGTAGTCGAACTCTTGGTTTAGAAATGTCGGAGGCTAACCCCTTAGAAGTCACCCCTGATGTGGAAAGGTGTGTTAATGAAGGCTTCAAAGCATGGATGGGATCATCCCTCCTATCATCTGACGAAGAAGATGAAACTGAGAATTATCACGAAGCGCCTCTTATAACACGCACAGGTTCTAACAGGCAGAGAGTGTGATTATCAGTTCACCAGTGTGGGGAAATTTTTCATTACTTCGCCATCATAGGAAGATGGGTTCAATTTCGGAGTATGAAAGTTCGAGCTCAAGGTTGCTCACTGAACGAGAAGAGTTTAACTACTGTGATAATTATGATGTTCGGTTGATTAAGCTGCCCATCGCATCTCTCTTCATAGGTGACTTCCATAGCTTGTGTGAATAATTAACCACAGTGAGGCATTGTCGTTTTATGTTTTGAGCTATATGCGTTTTAACTTTTAACTACACTTTATTGTATAGCTTAGGCACTTCCTGAAATCAAACCAACCATTCAAAGTTATTCAGATGACAGTTTGGTGCTTATATCACACTTTATTGGTGTGAATTTCAGTATCTTGTACTTAATTAAGCAATATGTTATTATTGTGTGTCAATTGTGAAAACCCAAAATATAGAACGGGACTCAGCTACTAATTGAGCCATATAACAGCTTTCTGACTCTTTGGGTTGGACTACGATTGGGCCTATGTATAAACCAAAATTTGAAAGCCCAAAATTCTAACATGTCCTTTCTTCATTAAACCCTAATCTTTTTGTATGTTACTATACTATCGTTCACAGTCGAGGGTCCATACTCCCATCCCAAATCTCTTTGTTGAGGTCCTCAGCTACTATCTCCTTAACGTCTTCTAATCTAATTACAGCTAGCTTCAACGATGGCAGCCACCTACGATTACGACGAGGCTCCAGCCACCTACGACGATGCCAACCGCCAAGACCTTGGCTACGACCCGAACTTCGTTCCCGACTCCGTTAAGTCGTTCGTCGTCCACCTTTACCGTCACATTCGTGAGAAAAACGTGTATGAGATTCACCAGATGTACGAGATCTCGTTCCAAACACTCTCCGACCGTCTATTCAAAGACACTCCTTGGCCTTCAGTTGACGCAGTTGCTCATTACGTCGACAACGACCAAGTTTTCTGCCTCCTTTACCGTGAGATGTGGTTTCGTCATCTCTATGCTCGCCTTTCTCCCACTCTCAAGCAGAGGATCGATTCTTGGGATAATTATTGTAGCCTCTTTCAGGTAATTAATTACCTTTAATTTGTATAAATAGCTTCGGTGGCATTGATTGATTTATTTGCGCTTCGGTTTTTGTTTAGGTGGTTTTGCATAGGGTAGTTAACATGCAATTACCAAATCAATGGCTATGGGACATGGTGGATGAGTTTGTATACCAATTCCAAAGTTTCTGTCAATACAGGGCTAAAATGAAGAACAAAACTGAGCAAGAAATTGTTCTTCTCCGCCAATTTGATCAGGTAATTCAATTCACTGCAATTATAAGAGCTAGGGAAATGTAATTTGGACGGTAGTTTTTGCTATTGTTGATTTATGGATGTTAACGTTGTGAGTTACTTTTTTTTTCTCTGATAGGCATGGAATGTGTATGGGGTGCTCAATTACTTGCAAGCATTTGTCGAGAAGTCAAATATTATTCAGATATTGGAGCAGGAGAAGGAGGGTCTTGAACAATTTACTGCTACTGATGGGTATGATTACAGTGGTGGAAGCAATGTCTTGAAGGTGTTGGGATACTTCAGTATGGTGGGTTTGTTACGAGTTCATTGTCTTTTGGGTGATTACCAAACTGGGCTGAAGTGCTTACTTCCTATTGACATTAGTCAACAAGGTGTTTACACCAGTGTTATAGGAAGCCATATTACAACCATATATCATTATGGTTTTGCCAATCTAATGATGCGGAGGTATGTTTTCTTTTGCTTAAATAACGATGTGATTTTTACCTAAAGTTCAGTTCAATTCTGTTTTAACTGACcttgataataatatataaaaatttaattgaagGTATGTGGAGGCTATTCTCGAATTCAATAAGATGCTCTTATATATTTACAAGACAAAGCAATATCATCAGAAATCTCCACAGTATGAACAAATATTGAAAAAGAACGAACAGATGTATGCCCTGCTGGCTATTTGTCTTTCACTTTGTCCCCAAACAAAACTTGTTGAAGAGACTGTTAACTCTCAGTTGCGAGAGAAATATGGTGAAAAGATGGCTAGGATGCAAAGATATGACGATGAAGCTTTTGCCATCTATGATGAGCTCTTCTCATATGCATGTCCGAAGTTCATTACACCTTCATCACCTAGCTTTGAGGAGCCCCTTGTAAATTACAACCAGGTAATGGTTTTATCCTTTTTAGGCAAACTTAAGAATGACTTTGGGGGAAGTACAGTAATTAAAGTACAGAAAGTAAAGTCCTCTAGTTATCCAACATATATAATCATGTCACATAAACTTGCTGTAATCAAGCTTGTTCATATTTCTTTTATTGTTAATAGTTGCCTTGTAAACAATAAATTAATTCTTTGAACTGAGAGGTTCCACGGTTTTCGAATGAAAAAGAACACATCTGCAATTTCATGTTAGGATTCGTAGTAATTTGGATCTTTTAGCTTAGGTCCATTTGAGTCCATTTGATGTTGGTTTATTATGTGTTAGTAAATGGTTAATTTTCCATAATCAGTGTATCTGTTGTAGCAATAAGCAATTACTGTGCCTTTACGGTTTTCGAATGAAAAGCTTTATGCCCCTGTCTCCTAGACTGTGCTTATATTTGTAAGCTTATTTATTGTTGAGGAAGGGAAGTAAAAAAGGCCATTTGGCATGAGCTTAAGCTTGGTCTTCTTATCTTAGCCTTTTTTTGTCTCTGTGTGTGTTTTACCACGCAGGATGCCTATAGACTTCAGTTGAAGCTGTTTCTCCATGAAGTGAAGCAGCAGCAGTTGTTATCAGGTGTCCGGACTTTTCTTAAAGTGTATTCAACTATATCCCTAGGAAAACTTGCAAATTACATGGAAGTGGATGAGCCCACTCTGAGGTTGACATTTCTTTTGATCTTCTTCTCCTGCCTTTTTGTTTTTGGATAATCATTTATTGCACAGGTGGGGAAGTTTTTCTAATTCCACAAACGGAGTTAAGAAACTGCAACGTGTTATTAATTGatacttaaaagaataaaaattaaataagacATAAGATGGTTTCTTAGCCCCAGTTGTAGAGTTAAACAATTCTGCCGCTAATAAtagttcttttatttaaatgtatGCTTCATTTGTTGTATACTGAccttgtgtcatattttataGGACAATCTTGTTTTCGTACAAGCACAAAACTCATGCCGTTGATTCTGATGGAAAGATTATCTCTAATGCTGATGTGGACTTCTACATTGATGATGTAAGTTAAACTTTCAGCTTATGCATTGTGCTGTAGACTACAGAGAAAATATGCTTGCTAGCAATTTTTTGTTGACATGCTCTCATGGAAAACAAATATATAGATGGATCAATCTCAAGCTGTAGCTAAAATATGGTTTTGGATAAATATTATGTTAGGCATTTAAATATTTTGTCCTTGGAGGGTCATTTGGTAAGAATATCCCTATTCTTGAGCCATTGCAAATAACGGTTTGCTGTTGATGCAGGATATGATTCATGTAGTTGAATCCAAGCCAGTTAAAAGATTCGGTGATTACTTCCTGAGACAGATTGTCAAGGTATGGTATATATACAGTGCGCActcgcacacacacacacatatatatatatatgtttgtatgACCAATGTTATTTGGAGATATGTATCTTGTTGTCTTACTGCTTGAGTACTCGTATTTGGTACAGCTTGAAGGAGTGATAAATGATATGGATCGGATACGTCTGGAGTAGACTTGGCTGCCTACGTATCTTTGCTTTGGATTGATTGTTTTACTTTTACTCGGCAGAAATTTATGCGATATGTATGGCATTTTAATTCCCCTTTTGTCAATTAATGGAATTTTGGTAGCTTCAGATCTTATGTAGTCTTTTAAGCTAAATGATATTTAAGTAAAGCGGCGTATCCTGGTTATGCATTGCCTCCCCCTTTACGGCACGTTCAAATTCGATGATGCAAGTAGGGGCagagaaaaaaaattgagttAGTTCAGATGGCCAGTCTTATTTGATAACCTTAATTCAATTTGAGAATTTTGATCTAGTTTTGACTCTTATTTTATTCGAAATTCTGAGTCGAAAATTGACATCTCGTTGttacaaattttaaattagattatttaaatttgaatcGTCATTAAATTTGTTaacaatataattaaaatttcctCTGAGGGTATATTCAATAacctttcaaaataaaataaaataaatttcatttcAGGTTTTAAATCTGttattttgaaagaaatttaaaATCTTTATAATTTAACAATTTTATAGCCCTTGagttttataaaacttttaatttttaaaattttgaaattaatgcttaaataaaaaaTGATTGGATTGGATTGGATTTGGAAGTAAAAGTCATGCTCACTTCTATGAACCCTGCCCGTCATGGTTAAGGCAACAGACAAAAGGAAGATTTATTTGTTTCCCGCAATGCATTGTTGCACTTAACATCCCTCCTTCGACTATGAATTATGTTCGTTGTTACCTGAAACATCTAACTTTCCACAATAAAAAGGAAAAGCAAGAAAAAGAACATTAATTTTCTTTTAGGACTGGCAAAGGCTACGTTTCTTGATCCCCAGGTACAACAGTACGTGTCTAAGAAAGTTAGTGATTCAAGATAACCACCTAAGGAGATGTTTCGAATTTCTTTTATTTAGGATTTGcttatcaataatatatatataaaagcccaaatttgaaaaaaaattaaattaaaaatcatattactaaatttatatttaaaaataaagaataaaaataaaatagaaattgtaATAATTACAcatctaaaattttataattaaaattatcacaactttttaactaataattataacTATAAACGTAAATTAGAGTTATTGCTTAAATAGAACTTtaagaataaaatatataaaaaattttgtgataattataattatctataatatatataaaagtacgAGTTTGTCAAAATGAGAATACTATTTATTTTTCTTCatattaataaattcaataaaaataaaaatataaattgtaataattattgtaaatttaaaaatattcataatttaatagTTGTAATAGTTacacatttaaaattataattaaaattagtataatttttaactaataattataaatttataatagttaaaaaattgtgctaattttaaaataaagttatTACTTAAATAAGAAAAAAGtgtgataattataattattaattaaaaattatataaaaataaattttattaattttatttaagaaaataaagttaTTACATGAATATAATTCTAAAcatattaattatcacttaattaatactgaatttaattatattaattagttattgttttaaataaTGCTGCTTTGCATTATTTAtataaagtaaaattatattatagGTTGACTATGTTAAAAGTGATTTAACTATATTGAAAATTTTCTACTATAATAGTTGAATTGAAAGTTAATATTTTTTACttatattcaataatttaaatataaatattattttacattaattactgctattaataatataatatttaaaaattgattaaatatttAATGGGTAAAAATCACATTCACAACattttttaatcaattaattCAGTAAATGTCTTTTGACAACAAATTGAAAAACTCTGCAAACCACCAaacaaaaataaagagaaaaaaattacctatatatataaatataaatatatatatataaatgtatatgaaCCAGAAACATTGAAGGCTTTTTTAACTAAAAGAAAACACTATCTCAAACCTTTAAGAAGATAAGAAGAGGGGCTTGAGTAACTCATGGCTGTTGAGGACTTCCCATTTTCTGTTCCCTTTCCTGGTGTTCCACATTCACTGAAATCAAGGATCCGGCGCTCTACCTGCAAGAAAATCGCCATGCTAGCTTCAATGGATTGCACTTAGGAAGATTTATGTTAAGCAGGGTTTTTTAATAAGTAATACCATGATATTTGAAGCCAAATGTGAATGATTCTCCAACTGATTATTTTCTTTGTCAATATTATTAGAATTGTTGGAGCCTCTTCCTTTTATAATTGATTGTGGAGTTTCATTTCCCAAAACCTCCAAGGCATCAGCATAAGCAGCTGCGCCATGCTCACTTAATTGTTTCATCAACCCGATGGCATCGTAGCTTCTCTCCGCGGGGCTCATTAGATATCCTATGTCCTGGAAACAAATTTCGATTATCAGGAACCGTGAACAAGAAGTTTAGGTGTTCTAAAATCTAACTAAAGTTTTACCTCAATTGTTATATCTGTGTCAATTCTTGGACCAGGTACAAAGGAGTTAATAAACCAAGGAGATTTCCAAGCTGATGGCGATTCGATACTTCTTTTGAATGGAGTTCCACCAAATCTGCCAATCCACATCCAGCAAGCAATACTTATAAGTGACCAATCAATTTATACTAGCATTTGAAATGCAGGCAAACTTGGTAGCAATATGATAACAAATAGGGAGCAGTTCGAAGCTCACATATTGTAATTTTCAATAGCAGCATTGCTTCCAGTATTATCAACCGAATTCTCTAGGGTTGCTGATGAATTGGAAAATTGTACTGTAGTATCAGCAATGGAGGGGCCTTCACTCTTCTTTATTTTCAGAGTAGGAGAGCTAACAATTATGCATGCATTTCCAGATAAGCATTCAGAAGCAAGACCCTGATTTGATATAGCTCCAAGGCTTTTATGATACTGAATTTTTGGAGTTCGCATGCTTGAAAACCGTAATGGTAGGCCAGCCTTAAGACCAACATCATCAGGAGAAAACAACAATATATCATTTATATCATGCTCAACAAGCACTGCTGGAGGCCGTTGAACCTGTCAAAAGTATAAAGGGGAAAGATCAGTGGATATAACGGTAacaaagaaagaataattaagaCTAAGATTTCCAACAAAGACTGCAATATATATGAACTCACAGTTCTGTAAGAAGCATCAATATCAGTTTTGTCCTTGGTATCAATTTCGCAGACTCCCTTTTCTATGTTTCCTAGGGAATTAGTTCCATCAGAACCCTTCGGAGTTTCATCTTCTAAAGGTTGAGCGTGAACTCCCCCATTGTCGTATTCTTCATCAAGTGCTTGAgatatgttttctttttctttaatggAGACACTGGAGTTGGTTATATGTTCAGATGGAGACAGTTGAGTTGTGTTGCCAGTCCCACTCTCATCGAACATAACATCCAAGCGAGAGAAACCTTTGGTCAAATTGGATGCCATATCAGTTCCCAGCTTTTTCTCACTTTGCCTCTCTGATAAAGGTGACAAAAGGTCTCGGTGGCGTTTCTTCAATATGGATGGTGTACCAGTAAAAGTTTTCGCAGCACTTTTCAGTACAACATCAGGGCTATTGTCCCGCGATGGTGAATCCCACAACCTAAATGGACTGATGCAGTTCGTTGACATCATCAGCTGGCGAATACCAAGGGGACTATATTCTTGCTGCATGTCACTGCCAGAGGGGATAAGGTCACAGTTAAAAAATGGAATATCCAAGCTCAGAAATCGAGGAGGCTCATAACATAGACCACAAAAATCTTGTTCTGCGGGCAAGGTTGGCTTATCATCCTCAGCAGGACAAGTTTGTGCTACATTTGATTCTAAACCGAAAGTATTCACTGGAACCAACTTCCGAGAATCCTTGTCAAGATATGATTGCTCTTGCAGATCTGTACTATCTGTATGGTCATCAATAGTATAGATAAAGCCATCATGTGTATTCATAGTAAATTCTTGATCTTGAGTTCCAAAAGGTTGACCATTTAACGGACAAGACTCTCCTCCAAACGTAAGTGTACCATCTTCAACTGCAAGACGTGAAGGAG is part of the Gossypium arboreum isolate Shixiya-1 chromosome 5, ASM2569848v2, whole genome shotgun sequence genome and harbors:
- the LOC108454489 gene encoding uncharacterized protein LOC108454489, with product MAIIGNALRQAFMPKHEYESLREEDKIWTRLQKPILIGSIGTICIAIFVCTIISLKIVFPEDALKRPFCDDWRLQPLPLNAKGGGTGDSDLFPGAFYLTDQETIDYYWMVVFIPSAVIFLASVAYLVAGITVAYSAPNRHGCLKVVENNYCASKRGGVRCLSILNAVFAVIFGLLALFLGSSLLTLGSNCSLPLFWCYEIAAWGLVVLYGGTAFFLKRRVAIIIDEGEFGSRTLGLEMSEANPLEVTPDVERCVNEGFKAWMGSSLLSSDEEDETENYHEAPLITRTGSNRQRV
- the LOC108454479 gene encoding uncharacterized protein LOC108454479; protein product: MAATYDYDEAPATYDDANRQDLGYDPNFVPDSVKSFVVHLYRHIREKNVYEIHQMYEISFQTLSDRLFKDTPWPSVDAVAHYVDNDQVFCLLYREMWFRHLYARLSPTLKQRIDSWDNYCSLFQVVLHRVVNMQLPNQWLWDMVDEFVYQFQSFCQYRAKMKNKTEQEIVLLRQFDQAWNVYGVLNYLQAFVEKSNIIQILEQEKEGLEQFTATDGYDYSGGSNVLKVLGYFSMVGLLRVHCLLGDYQTGLKCLLPIDISQQGVYTSVIGSHITTIYHYGFANLMMRRYVEAILEFNKMLLYIYKTKQYHQKSPQYEQILKKNEQMYALLAICLSLCPQTKLVEETVNSQLREKYGEKMARMQRYDDEAFAIYDELFSYACPKFITPSSPSFEEPLVNYNQDAYRLQLKLFLHEVKQQQLLSGVRTFLKVYSTISLGKLANYMEVDEPTLRTILFSYKHKTHAVDSDGKIISNADVDFYIDDDMIHVVESKPVKRFGDYFLRQIVKLEGVINDMDRIRLE
- the LOC108483422 gene encoding transcription factor MYB3R-1, translating into MESDRTVSTPSVGLSISDDAQRMRALHGRTTGPTRRSTKGQWTAEEDEILSKAVQHFKGKNWKKIAECFKDRTDVQCLHRWQKVLNPELVKGPWSKEEDELIIELVNKFGPKKWSTIAQHLPGRIGKQCRERWHNHLNPSINKQAWTQEEELALIRAHQIFGNRWAELSKFLPGRTDNAIKNHWNSSIKKKLDSYIASGLLEQFQFSLLANQSQPTPSSYLTIPSNVDDSASKCRTETEDISECSQESAMVSCSQSTNDLAKAAVHTREQFYMTEKLGVAKEKNSSPAPCSEEYYPSLEDVNFSMPEISSEGNSTGGNYQFGLQDLPNISSLDLGKESSGLPNNCLETSEGCEVMNIAFQSSVGLNAPVSFINMVTTSDKPEQTLIPDDECCSVLFSENFTQGSNMVELGGFTNASLSQASGMQITETGRIPASQSNCLSRSEVLPSSQAFVSPSRLAVEDGTLTFGGESCPLNGQPFGTQDQEFTMNTHDGFIYTIDDHTDSTDLQEQSYLDKDSRKLVPVNTFGLESNVAQTCPAEDDKPTLPAEQDFCGLCYEPPRFLSLDIPFFNCDLIPSGSDMQQEYSPLGIRQLMMSTNCISPFRLWDSPSRDNSPDVVLKSAAKTFTGTPSILKKRHRDLLSPLSERQSEKKLGTDMASNLTKGFSRLDVMFDESGTGNTTQLSPSEHITNSSVSIKEKENISQALDEEYDNGGVHAQPLEDETPKGSDGTNSLGNIEKGVCEIDTKDKTDIDASYRTVQRPPAVLVEHDINDILLFSPDDVGLKAGLPLRFSSMRTPKIQYHKSLGAISNQGLASECLSGNACIIVSSPTLKIKKSEGPSIADTTVQFSNSSATLENSVDNTGSNAAIENYNIFGGTPFKRSIESPSAWKSPWFINSFVPGPRIDTDITIEDIGYLMSPAERSYDAIGLMKQLSEHGAAAYADALEVLGNETPQSIIKGRGSNNSNNIDKENNQLENHSHLASNIMVERRILDFSECGTPGKGTENGKSSTAMSYSSPSSYLLKGLR